In the genome of bacterium, one region contains:
- a CDS encoding type II toxin-antitoxin system death-on-curing family toxin: MLSRGSNVRYLSQNDILAIHALLIESTGGSDGVRDIALFRSIVARPRQKAFGQEAHRGVFNKAAAYLESIALYHVFVDGNKRTSITVVARFLSLNGYEFSVTNAEMECFVLRVVVEKLPTDDIALWLTSHARKIPKRKKG, from the coding sequence ATGCTCTCGCGCGGCAGTAATGTGCGCTACCTTTCGCAAAACGACATTCTTGCGATCCATGCGCTCCTCATCGAGAGCACGGGAGGGAGTGACGGTGTTCGCGACATCGCCCTGTTTCGATCCATTGTTGCGCGGCCGCGCCAAAAGGCGTTTGGGCAAGAAGCTCATCGAGGCGTTTTTAATAAAGCAGCCGCATACCTTGAGTCAATTGCGCTGTACCACGTGTTTGTCGATGGCAACAAGCGCACATCCATTACCGTTGTCGCGCGATTTTTGAGTTTGAACGGATACGAGTTCTCTGTTACGAACGCAGAGATGGAGTGTTTTGTTTTGCGGGTAGTGGTGGAAAAGCTCCCGACAGACGACATTGCCCTGTGGCTTACATCACATGCAAGAAAAATTCCTAAACGAAAAAAGGGCTAG
- a CDS encoding ribonuclease HI family protein: MQEKFLNEKRARITVFTDGGARGNPGPAGAGVYIVGTDGKPLRSIAQFLGRQTNNWAEYQAVILALEALKKLFSKVRLREIDVELKLDSELVARQLRGEYQIKEPTLFPQYIRVHNLRVSDIPNFIITHVPRAHNKDADRLANEAMDRGA; encoded by the coding sequence ATGCAAGAAAAATTCCTAAACGAAAAAAGGGCTAGGATAACTGTCTTCACCGACGGCGGGGCGCGGGGGAATCCGGGACCGGCGGGCGCTGGGGTTTACATCGTCGGCACCGATGGTAAGCCTCTACGGAGTATTGCGCAGTTTCTCGGCCGTCAGACGAACAACTGGGCGGAATATCAGGCCGTGATCCTTGCACTTGAGGCCCTGAAGAAACTTTTTAGCAAGGTGCGCCTGCGCGAGATTGACGTCGAGCTCAAGCTCGACAGCGAGCTTGTGGCGCGGCAGCTCCGGGGCGAGTACCAGATCAAAGAGCCGACGCTCTTTCCGCAGTATATTCGAGTGCACAACCTTCGGGTGAGCGACATCCCGAATTTCATAATCACACATGTTCCTCGGGCGCACAATAAAGACGCGGATCGCCTCGCAAACGAGGCGATGGACCGCGGGGCTTGA
- a CDS encoding L,D-transpeptidase family protein codes for MRVSLMPPSPDGFDRAGLRFTFVVTAGIAALLFAASYGPRLLWGLPPFDSDANETREVVQFDAAIAEIRSRRGAREAAALAAEQERNRVLDPSVISAPSITEHIPKQGKFIGIDLAAMELSLYKDRERIGRYPVLSKGRPGSHWETPTGNYTVLMKSPNHFSSIGGVFMPESMQFFGNFFIHGWPYYSDGTLVERGYSGGCIRLSTDDAKQVFAFAERGTPLFVAAAGDATAAPRGYDVRVRNRPRPSVSARAYIVADVASGAVFGEREAERERPIASITKLMSAIVANETISFDRPISIIDPQARGVGDYGTLRQGAKFLVGDALYPLLLESNNAVAHALARELGEEQFLAAMNAKAAALSMHSTRFADASGISAGSVSTVRDLVSLARYLVATKSFILGITRTKTKDVTALDGTTYTFANRNHLLTHELFLGGKTGFTEEAGETMLTLFDVPIGGGRATSTLAIIVLGSGEREEDTKALLGWFKSAAVAVMKGGDG; via the coding sequence ATGCGCGTGTCTCTTATGCCTCCATCACCCGATGGTTTTGATCGTGCCGGTTTGCGCTTTACGTTCGTGGTTACGGCCGGGATCGCAGCGCTTCTATTCGCCGCATCGTACGGCCCGCGCTTGCTCTGGGGGCTGCCGCCGTTTGACTCCGATGCAAACGAGACGCGTGAGGTAGTACAGTTCGATGCGGCCATCGCGGAAATCCGCTCTCGACGCGGCGCGAGAGAAGCCGCGGCACTTGCCGCGGAGCAGGAGCGCAATCGTGTGCTCGACCCAAGCGTCATCAGCGCCCCATCTATTACCGAGCATATTCCGAAGCAGGGGAAGTTTATCGGCATTGACCTTGCGGCGATGGAGCTCTCGCTCTATAAGGACAGAGAGCGTATCGGGCGCTACCCCGTACTCTCAAAAGGCCGCCCGGGCTCGCACTGGGAGACGCCGACCGGAAACTACACCGTGCTCATGAAATCGCCGAATCACTTCTCCTCGATCGGCGGCGTTTTCATGCCCGAGAGTATGCAGTTCTTCGGCAACTTTTTTATCCACGGCTGGCCGTACTATTCGGATGGGACGCTGGTCGAGAGGGGCTACTCTGGCGGTTGCATCCGGCTCTCGACCGACGACGCGAAGCAGGTGTTTGCGTTTGCGGAGCGCGGCACGCCGCTCTTCGTCGCGGCTGCGGGAGATGCGACAGCGGCGCCACGTGGCTACGATGTACGCGTCCGCAACCGGCCGCGGCCTTCAGTCAGCGCCCGCGCCTACATTGTCGCCGATGTCGCGAGTGGCGCGGTTTTTGGCGAGCGTGAGGCAGAGCGCGAGCGGCCGATCGCCTCGATTACGAAGCTCATGAGCGCAATCGTTGCAAACGAAACAATCAGCTTCGATAGGCCGATCAGCATTATTGACCCGCAGGCCCGAGGGGTTGGGGATTACGGCACGCTGCGACAGGGTGCTAAGTTTCTCGTGGGCGATGCGCTCTACCCACTTCTCCTTGAGTCGAACAACGCCGTCGCGCACGCGCTCGCGCGAGAGCTCGGGGAGGAGCAGTTCCTCGCCGCGATGAACGCCAAAGCCGCGGCGCTCAGTATGCACTCGACGCGCTTTGCCGACGCCTCAGGCATCTCCGCTGGTAGCGTCTCGACCGTGCGCGATCTCGTCTCGCTCGCGCGCTACCTTGTGGCCACTAAGTCGTTTATCCTCGGAATTACCCGGACGAAAACAAAGGACGTGACCGCGCTCGACGGCACGACATACACGTTCGCAAACCGCAACCATTTGCTCACGCACGAGCTTTTTCTCGGCGGCAAGACCGGCTTTACCGAAGAGGCAGGCGAGACGATGCTCACCCTCTTTGACGTGCCGATCGGCGGCGGGAGAGCGACCAGTACGCTTGCGATTATCGTGCTTGGCTCAGGCGAGCGTGAGGAAGACACAAAAGCGCTCCTTGGGTGGTTTAAGAGCGCCGCGGTTGCGGTGATGAAGGGTGGTGATGGATGA
- a CDS encoding ComEC/Rec2 family competence protein: MIPPMRRTLVTAVLGGFFLGILLRSVADFGLVFVWFTLLLGGVLGAWGYLDVSRSRARSVSATRAFTPALFAALFFIALSLGILRTHAAIAKPLDSLLAAHIGEHVRVSGLIVAEPDERESSTRLTVRLEKLDGGSGAPLPVRGNALVVAPSFPKLSYGDRLEIEGELQQPKNFESGTGRVFDYASYLAKDGIRFEIKRAKVELLFHGGGSTLVGALLALKSAFLERVSRLIPEPHASLLGGLILGARRSLGENLLDRFRAVGLIHVVVLSGYNISIVADAVRRFSLLVLPRRFTWLVATLCIVLFALMTGGSATVVRASAMAVIAILARATDRVYDMTRALIFAGVAMTLHNPLILLFDPSFQLSFLATLALILLAPRITPHLTLIPERFKLREIATATIATQIFVLPLLLFESGQLSVVSLPANLLVLLAVPATMLLGFLAGVVGLVSMVLATPFAWLATALLGYMLTVTSMFSSLPFASIALPPLPVYGVVLSYGCISAALMWFSRRKQQAH, translated from the coding sequence ATGATACCGCCGATGAGACGCACGCTCGTCACGGCGGTGCTCGGCGGATTTTTTCTCGGGATTCTCCTGCGCTCGGTTGCCGACTTCGGGCTTGTTTTTGTTTGGTTTACGCTCCTCCTCGGCGGAGTGCTCGGCGCGTGGGGGTACCTTGACGTGTCGCGCTCGCGCGCGAGAAGTGTGAGCGCGACACGCGCTTTTACTCCCGCGCTCTTTGCTGCTCTCTTTTTCATCGCACTCTCGCTCGGCATACTCCGCACGCACGCGGCAATCGCCAAGCCGCTCGACTCGCTGCTAGCCGCGCACATCGGCGAACATGTGCGTGTCTCCGGTCTCATCGTCGCCGAGCCGGACGAACGCGAAAGCTCTACGCGACTTACCGTACGGCTCGAAAAACTCGACGGCGGGAGCGGAGCGCCGCTCCCGGTCCGCGGAAACGCGCTCGTTGTCGCACCATCTTTTCCAAAACTCTCCTACGGCGACCGACTCGAGATTGAAGGCGAGCTCCAGCAACCAAAAAATTTTGAAAGTGGAACTGGCCGCGTCTTCGACTACGCAAGCTACCTCGCCAAAGACGGCATCCGATTCGAGATCAAACGGGCAAAAGTCGAGCTCCTCTTTCATGGCGGCGGGAGCACGCTCGTCGGCGCGCTCCTCGCGCTAAAAAGCGCTTTCCTTGAGCGTGTGAGCCGTCTCATCCCGGAGCCGCACGCCTCGCTCCTCGGAGGTCTCATCCTCGGCGCTCGCCGTTCGCTCGGCGAAAACTTGCTCGATCGTTTTCGCGCCGTGGGACTGATCCATGTCGTCGTCCTCTCCGGCTACAATATCTCAATCGTTGCGGACGCGGTGAGGCGCTTTTCACTGCTCGTCCTCCCGCGCCGCTTCACCTGGCTCGTCGCAACGCTCTGTATCGTACTCTTTGCGCTGATGACCGGCGGGTCCGCTACGGTCGTCCGCGCGAGCGCGATGGCCGTGATCGCAATCCTCGCCCGCGCCACGGACCGCGTCTACGACATGACACGCGCGCTCATCTTCGCCGGAGTCGCGATGACGCTTCACAACCCCCTCATTCTTCTCTTCGACCCCTCGTTCCAGCTCTCCTTCCTCGCGACGCTCGCGCTGATACTCCTTGCGCCCCGCATTACTCCACACCTCACGCTGATTCCCGAGCGCTTCAAACTTCGCGAGATTGCAACCGCGACTATCGCAACGCAGATCTTCGTGCTGCCGCTCCTCCTCTTCGAGTCAGGACAACTTTCGGTCGTCTCCTTGCCAGCGAACCTCCTTGTATTGCTCGCAGTCCCAGCAACAATGCTGCTTGGGTTTCTCGCTGGTGTGGTCGGCTTGGTAAGTATGGTCCTGGCCACGCCGTTCGCCTGGCTCGCAACCGCGCTCCTCGGCTATATGCTTACTGTTACCAGTATGTTCTCCTCGCTTCCATTTGCCTCAATCGCACTACCGCCGCTCCCCGTATATGGAGTTGTGCTCTCCTACGGCTGCATAAGCGCGGCACTCATGTGGTTTTCACGTCGAAAACAACAAGCACATTAA
- the murC gene encoding UDP-N-acetylmuramate--L-alanine ligase, which yields MERETLENVGRIHFVGVGGIGVSALARLMRSRGARVGGSDALDSELLDALRREGIAVAVGHDRGNVPEDTELLVYSSAVPEDNQELARAHELGALVLSRGAFLGLLSRGYYTIAVSGTHGKTTTTAMLAKVLADAGLKPTVLVGSLLAESGTNFLPGGEVETPQGPRRYLVVEACEYRRAFLALAPSMVVITNIEEDHLDYFRDIADIERAFLELVKKLPRGGVCIATNDVKHRMSNILSGGENVQHSVLNTDDAQCIDYNKVSSAGLRLRSPGRHNIENAQAVLAAAEALGVPRASAVVSLNDFRGTWRRFEYKGRIDGNGARVYDDYAHHPSEIRATLQGARELFSGEKIIAVFQPHLFSRTRQLLKGFAQSFGDADEVFIADIYAAREQDDGSVHSRDLVAAVEKHHPRVRYGGTLAHITDILKKETAPEDVVVLMGAGDVGEVVAMCNSRL from the coding sequence ATGGAACGGGAAACACTCGAGAATGTTGGTCGCATACATTTTGTCGGCGTTGGGGGGATCGGGGTTTCCGCGCTTGCGCGGCTCATGCGCTCGCGAGGGGCGCGCGTCGGCGGCTCGGACGCTCTAGACTCGGAGCTCCTCGACGCCCTTCGCCGCGAGGGAATCGCGGTTGCGGTCGGCCACGACAGAGGAAACGTACCGGAGGACACAGAGCTTCTCGTGTACTCCAGTGCAGTACCGGAAGATAACCAGGAACTCGCGCGCGCACACGAGCTCGGGGCACTCGTCTTGAGCCGCGGCGCCTTCCTCGGCCTTCTCTCGCGCGGCTATTACACGATCGCCGTTTCTGGCACGCACGGGAAAACCACAACGACTGCGATGCTTGCGAAGGTGCTTGCCGACGCGGGGCTTAAACCGACGGTACTCGTGGGGAGTCTTCTTGCCGAGTCGGGGACAAACTTTCTGCCCGGCGGGGAAGTTGAGACGCCGCAGGGTCCGCGGCGCTATCTCGTGGTCGAGGCGTGCGAGTACCGGAGGGCGTTTCTTGCGCTCGCGCCTTCTATGGTGGTGATTACGAACATCGAGGAAGACCACCTTGATTATTTTAGAGACATCGCCGACATCGAGCGCGCGTTTTTGGAGCTTGTAAAGAAACTCCCGCGCGGCGGCGTGTGTATTGCCACCAACGATGTTAAACATCGGATGTCTAACATTTTGAGTGGTGGTGAAAATGTTCAACACTCGGTGTTGAACACCGACGACGCTCAATGCATTGATTATAACAAGGTTTCCTCTGCTGGGCTTCGCTTGCGTTCTCCTGGCAGGCACAATATCGAAAATGCTCAGGCGGTGCTTGCGGCCGCCGAAGCGCTTGGCGTTCCGCGTGCGAGCGCGGTTGTCTCACTTAACGACTTTCGCGGCACATGGCGCAGGTTCGAGTACAAGGGGCGCATCGACGGGAATGGCGCGCGCGTGTACGACGATTACGCGCACCACCCGAGCGAGATCCGCGCGACGCTTCAGGGGGCGCGGGAGCTTTTTTCCGGCGAGAAAATTATCGCCGTATTCCAGCCCCATCTTTTCAGTCGTACGCGCCAACTTCTTAAAGGTTTCGCGCAGAGTTTCGGCGACGCAGACGAAGTGTTCATCGCAGATATCTATGCTGCTCGTGAGCAGGATGACGGCAGTGTTCACAGCCGCGATCTCGTCGCGGCAGTCGAGAAGCACCACCCGCGCGTGCGCTACGGCGGCACGCTTGCACACATCACGGACATACTCAAAAAAGAAACCGCGCCCGAGGACGTCGTCGTCCTCATGGGCGCGGGAGATGTGGGGGAGGTGGTCGCTATGTGCAATAGTCGTCTATAG
- a CDS encoding trigger factor yields MADEPLYANIVIRETGPAEAEIRGEISLARVENHRAAVLRALQGRVSLPGFRPGHISENILLSHVGEAALFEDMAELAIREAYPRIIEEQRLAPIGKPSVSLTRCAPGNPVGFLIRTALMPTVTLPDYRAIAREIFGGKEVAVEITEQEVADALLQIRQALATRQKRNAAAVDGDKNTEPPPELTDELVKDIGSFASVADFTEKLRGQIKYEKGLRLAEKKRIEASERLVERSQTTIPAVITESELEALLARFMHDIERSGAAFPDYLAHIGKSEEDIRRDLRPKADKNAKLQVVLNEIARAENLRPQNKEIERLTTLALKREPKADPEAARAHITMMLANEAVFQFLEKEGAVATQ; encoded by the coding sequence ATGGCTGACGAACCGCTCTACGCCAATATTGTCATTCGCGAAACCGGCCCCGCCGAGGCTGAAATCCGCGGTGAAATCTCACTTGCGAGAGTGGAGAACCACCGCGCCGCAGTACTCCGCGCGCTCCAAGGCCGCGTGAGTCTTCCCGGCTTTCGGCCGGGGCACATCTCCGAAAACATCCTGCTCTCGCACGTCGGCGAAGCGGCCCTCTTTGAGGACATGGCGGAGCTCGCGATCCGCGAGGCGTATCCGCGCATTATCGAAGAGCAGAGGCTCGCGCCGATTGGAAAGCCATCAGTGAGCCTGACGCGCTGTGCCCCCGGAAACCCTGTCGGCTTCCTCATTCGCACCGCACTCATGCCGACCGTAACACTTCCAGATTATCGCGCGATCGCGCGCGAGATATTCGGGGGAAAGGAAGTCGCTGTCGAAATCACGGAGCAGGAAGTCGCGGATGCACTGCTTCAGATTCGCCAAGCGCTCGCGACTCGACAGAAGAGAAACGCGGCTGCTGTCGATGGCGATAAGAATACCGAGCCGCCCCCCGAGCTCACAGACGAGCTCGTGAAAGACATCGGTTCGTTCGCGAGCGTCGCCGACTTCACTGAGAAACTTCGCGGGCAGATCAAGTACGAGAAGGGCCTCCGGCTCGCGGAAAAAAAACGCATCGAGGCGAGTGAGCGGCTCGTCGAGCGCTCGCAGACGACCATACCCGCGGTGATAACCGAGAGCGAGCTTGAAGCCTTGCTCGCGCGTTTCATGCACGACATCGAGCGCTCCGGCGCCGCATTCCCGGACTACCTCGCACACATCGGGAAAAGCGAGGAGGACATCCGTCGCGATCTCCGGCCGAAGGCCGACAAAAATGCAAAACTCCAAGTCGTTCTCAACGAAATCGCGCGCGCCGAGAATCTCCGACCACAGAATAAGGAAATCGAACGCCTCACCACTCTCGCGCTCAAGCGCGAGCCAAAAGCTGACCCGGAAGCTGCGCGCGCCCACATCACAATGATGCTCGCCAATGAAGCCGTATTCCAATTTCTCGAAAAAGAAGGCGCGGTGGCGACACAGTAG